From one Rattus norvegicus strain BN/NHsdMcwi chromosome 7, GRCr8, whole genome shotgun sequence genomic stretch:
- the Arid3a gene encoding AT-rich interactive domain-containing protein 3A isoform X1, with translation MKLQAVMETLIQRQQRARQELEARQPPLPPPPEPAGVQARTTMTDEDREPENARMHRTQMAALAAMRAAAAGLRHPSSPGGSEDEDTAQGGTLSSPALHGSGQEGPGHTEGDGHLMDMGSDDDTKPKWEEQELEELGEEEEEEDEDDFEEEEEDEEEEGLGLPESASLGSAGLFTRKAPPTQTFRGDGGPRMLSGPERLGPGPAHPSHVASQMPPPDHGDWTFEEQFKQLYELDADPKRKEFLDDLFSFMQKRGTPVNRIPIMAKQVLDLFMLYVLVTEKGGLVEVINKKLWREITKGLNLPTSITSAAFTLRTQYMKYLYPYECERRGLSSPNELQAAIDSNRREGRRQSFGGSLFAYSPSGAHSMLSSPKLPVTSLGLAASTNGSSITPTPKIKKEEDSAIPITVPGRLPVSLAGHPVVAAQAAAVQAAAAQAAVAAQAAALEQLREKLESTEPPEKKMALVADEQQRLMQRAVQQSFLAMTAQLPMNIRINSQASESRQDPAVNLTSANGSNSISMSVEMNGIVYTGVLFAQPPPPTPPPASSKGGVSSIGTNNTMGNRTGASGSAGSSGQVGLAGVSAPTMSSTSNNSLP, from the exons CTGCACTGGCTGCCATGCGGGCTGCTGCCGCCGGCTTGAGACATCCGTCCTCTCCCGGGGGCTCGGAGGACGAAGACACAGCCCAGGGAGGGACTCTGAGTTCACCTGCCCTGCATGGAAGTGGCCAGGAGGGACCGGGACACACTGAGGGAGACGGCCATTTGATGGACATGGGCTCCGATGATGACAC GAAGCCCAAGTGGGAAGAACAAGAGCTGGAAGAactgggggaagaggaagaggaggaggatgaagatgactttgaggaagaagaggaggatgaggaggaagaaggccTGGGCCTCCCAGAGTCTGCCAGCCTGGGCTCCGCAGGCCTGTTTACCCGCAAGGCCCCACCTACTCAGACCTTCCGTGGAGACGGTGGTCCCAGAATGCTCAGTGGCCCTGAGCGCCTGGGACCTGGCCCGGCCCACCCCAGTCATGTGGCGTCCCAGATGCCACCACCGGACCATGGGGACTGGACATTTGAGGAGCAGTTCAAACAG CTCTATGAACTGGACGCAGACCCCAAGAGGAAAGAGTTCCTGGACGACCTGTTCAGCTTCATGCAGAAGCGGG GCACTCCGGTGAACCGGATCCCCATCATGGCCAAGCAGGTCCTCGACCTGTTCATGCTGTATGTGCTGGTGACGGAAAAGGGCGGTCTGGTAGAGGTTATCAACAAGAAGCTGTGGAGGGAGATCACCAAGGGGCTCAACCTGCCCACCTCCATCACCAGTGCTGCCTTCACACTTCGGACACA GTACATGAAGTATCTTTACCCCTATGAGTGTGAGAGGCGAGGCCTGAGCAGCCCCAATGAGCTCCAGGCTGCCATAGACAGCAACCGCCGGGAGGGCAGGCGCCAGAGCTTCGGGGGCTCCCTCTTTGCTTACTCACCCAGTGGAGCCCACAGCATGCTGTCCTCACCCAAGCTACCGGTGACTTCTTTGGGCCTTGCTGCCAGCACCAATGGCAGCTCTATCACCCCAACACCCAAGATCAAGAAAG AGGAAGACTCAGCCATCCCCATCACAGTCCCAGGCCGCCTACCCGTGTCTCTGGCAGGCCACCCTGTCGTAGCAGCCCAGGCAGCGGCTGTGCAAGCCGCAGCAGCCCAGGCTGCAGTTGCGGCCCAGGCAGCCGCCCTGGAACAACTCCGGGAGAAGCTGGAATCCACGGAGCCTCCGGAAAAGAAGATGGCCCTGGTTGCAGATGAGCAGCAGCGTCTCATGCAGCGAGCCGTGCAGCAGAGCTTCCTGGCCATGACAGCCCAGCTGCCCATGAACATCCGGATCAACAGCCAAG CCTCTGAGAGTCGCCAGGACCCAGCTGTAAATCTCACCAGTGCCAATGGCAGCAACAGTATTAGCATGTCCGTGGAGATGAACGGTATTGTATACACAG GGGTGCTGTTCGCTCAGCCACCACCTCCTACGCCACCTCCCGCCTCCAGCAAAGGTGGTGTGAGCAGCATTGGTACCAACAACACCATGGGTAACCGGACAGGAGCCAGTGGCAGTGCTGGCAGCAGCGGCCAAGTGGGGCTGGCTGGGGTGTCTGCACCCACCATGTCTTCTACCTCAAATAACTCCTTGCCTTAA